Within Deferribacterota bacterium, the genomic segment GGTTGGACCACCAATGGCACGTGTTTCAAATATTAAAATAAAAAAGGAGGATCATGAGAAATTTCATGATTTTGAGATAAAATGACCTTATTAGAAAAAGCAAAAAAAGGGATCTTAACAGAGGAGATAAAAAAAGCTGCAGCTTACGATGGAATTGAACCATCAATATTACTAGATAATATAAAAAAGGGAAGATCTGTTTTACCTAAGAATAAAAACCACAGTATTAAATCTTTGAGGGCTATTGGAAGTGATATTTCTACAAAAGTAAATGCAAATATAGGTACTAGTTCAGAATGTATCAATACCGACCTTGAGCTAGAAAAGCTAAAGATCGCAGTTGATTATGGGGCAGATAGCATTATGGATCTATCAACAGGGGGCAATTTAAAAGATATTAGAGAAAAAATATTAGAAAAATCACCCGTTATGGTTGGGGCTGTTCCAACATATTCTCTAGCAACAAAATTAGCAAATAAAAATAAAACCCCCTATGATTTTAGTGAAGATGAGCTCTTTGACACAATTGAATATGAATGCTCTCAAGGAATTGACTATATAACTGTTCACTGCGGGATAACCTATGATATTATAAAAAATTATGATATCTCAAATAGGTTATGTGGGATTGTAAGTAGAGGTGGTTCAATATTGGCAAATTGGATGTTTCACAATAAAAAGAACAATCCCCTATTTGAACACTTTGACAGACTCCTAGATATAGCTTATAAATATGATGTAACCCTTTCCCTTGGAGATGCTTTAAGGCCTGGTTCAATATATGACTCTGGGGATTATCTCCAAATATCAGAGCTTTTAAATCTATCAATATTAGCAAAAGAAGCTTACAAAAAAAATGTTCAAGTAATGATAGAAGGCCCGGGACATGTACCTCTTAATGAGATAGCTGCACACATTAAAGAAGAAAAAAAACTATGTAACGGCGCCCCCTTTTATGTTCTAGGTCCCCTTCCTACAGATATTGCCGCTGGTTTTGATCATATAGCTTCAGCAGTTGGATCAAGTATTGCTGCTGCAAATGGTGCTGATTTTCTATGTTACGTGACACCAGCTGAACATTTAACCCTGCCAAATATCAATGACGTATACGAAGGTGTTGTTGCGTCAAAAATTGCTGCCCATATTGGGGATATCTCAAAGGGGATAGAGAGCGCTAAAAACAAAGATTATTTGATGAGCAAATATAGAAAAGAATTTAATTGGGAAAAAATGTTTGAGCTTGTATTTGATAGAAAAAAAGCAGAAGAAAGGTACAAGAAAAACCCTTTATCAACTTGTGATATGTGTGGTAAACTGTGTGCAGTAAAGTTAAGCAAAACCTTAGAAGATACCTAAAATACTATCTTATTTTTGAATATAAATATCTTAGTATCCCTATAGATATTTTTTTGGAAAAAGTTATTAATGCAGGTATTACTGCAATACAACTACGATGCAAAGACCTGGAAATAAACAATAGATATAATATTGGCTTAATTATTAAAAAAAATATATATAAATTTAAAAAAGATGTGTTATTTATTGTAAATGACCGCCTAGACTTGGCAACATTGCTACATGCTGATGGGGTTCATATTGGAAAAAAGGACTTGCCGTTAGTCCCTGTTAAAAAACATTACAATAACTTTATTATAGGTTATTCTTGTAATACCATTGAGGATATTTCTTTTGCAATAAACAATAAAGCTGACTACATTGGCATAGGGTCAATATTCCCAACAACAACTAAGAATTCAGCTGAAGTTATAGGTATTGAAAGATTGATGAAACTAAAGGATCATACCTGTAAAATACCCTCTGTTGCAATAGGTGGTATTAATACAGAAAATATCCACACATTAAAAAATATACCAATTGATGGTGTTGCTATCTCTAAAGTAATTTGCTCATCAAGTTCTCCAGATAAAATTATAAAAATTCTAAAGGAAAATTTTAATGAGCAATGAGCTTAATTTTTTAGAAATTCTAAGAAAAGAATTAAAACAACCCGATATTACCCTGCCTATAGGTGATGATGCAGCTGTTTTTAATAATTATATTATTACGACAGATGCAATGGTAGAAAATATACACTTCACCAGCAAAGCTTCTATTAATAATATAATTTTTAAACTATTTACATCAAATGTTAGCGATATTGCAGCAATGGGTGGTACTCCGCTTTACAGCCTTTTAAGCCTTTCAATACCAAAGGGAAAATTCTCCCAGAAAGAACTTATAGATGCTATTAAATATGCAATTAACAAATATGGCATATATCTTATTGGAGGGGATACAACCTCAAGTATGAAGGATGCATTTTTTTCGGCTACAATTATCGGCAAGAAAAGAGCTAATCTATTAACAAGAAAAAGCGCAAGACCAGGCGATCTTCTATATTTATCAAGACAGACTGGTCTTGCACAAGTATCACTAGAGAAAGAAATACATAATAAGCCCTTCGACATTGATACTTTTTTCCACTATAATATTCTGGCAGAAAAAGAATTGGGTGAATTACTTGGTAAAACTGATTGTGTAAATGCATGTATAGATATAAGCGATGGTATGGGCATTGATTTAATGCATATAGCTAGTGAAAGTAAGGTAAAAATTGTAGTTGAAGCTAATAAGCTACCAATTAATCACTTAAAAAAATATAATATAGATCCAATAAAATACGCTATAAATTCAGGCGAGGAATATGCGCTAATTTTTACTTCACCCTTTAATAAGAATGAAAAACTAATTAATATAATTAAAGAAAAGCTTAATAGAAATATCTATAATATTGGATATATTGAAGAAGGTTTTGGAGTGCAACTAAAATATAACAACAAATTTATAGATATCTCATCAAAAGGCTACATACATAACATATAAAATATATACTAGTTTACCAAAGAGGATTTTTCAGTTTCTATTAGTAATCTTTTTAATTTAGTACCACCATTATAACCACCTAAAGAATTCTTACCAACTACCCTGTGACATGGAATTAATAATGGATAAGGATTTTTAGAAAGAGCCCTTGCTACAGCCCTTCTATAATTAACACCACCAAGACCGCTAGCAATTTCTGAATAAGTTGAAGTTTCGCCAAAGGGAATATCCATTATTTTTTTATAAACTGTAGATGAAAATCTAGAACAATTCTTTAAATTAATAAATTTGTATATATCTTTTTTAAAACCCTTTCGAAGAAAAAATTTCTTAAAATTGTCATATAAATAATCAAAATATCTTATAGATGGCTTAACTTCGGTGCAACCATCTTTATATTCATTAA encodes:
- the thiC gene encoding phosphomethylpyrimidine synthase ThiC — its product is MTLLEKAKKGILTEEIKKAAAYDGIEPSILLDNIKKGRSVLPKNKNHSIKSLRAIGSDISTKVNANIGTSSECINTDLELEKLKIAVDYGADSIMDLSTGGNLKDIREKILEKSPVMVGAVPTYSLATKLANKNKTPYDFSEDELFDTIEYECSQGIDYITVHCGITYDIIKNYDISNRLCGIVSRGGSILANWMFHNKKNNPLFEHFDRLLDIAYKYDVTLSLGDALRPGSIYDSGDYLQISELLNLSILAKEAYKKNVQVMIEGPGHVPLNEIAAHIKEEKKLCNGAPFYVLGPLPTDIAAGFDHIASAVGSSIAAANGADFLCYVTPAEHLTLPNINDVYEGVVASKIAAHIGDISKGIESAKNKDYLMSKYRKEFNWEKMFELVFDRKKAEERYKKNPLSTCDMCGKLCAVKLSKTLEDT
- the thiE gene encoding thiamine phosphate synthase, whose amino-acid sequence is MEKVINAGITAIQLRCKDLEINNRYNIGLIIKKNIYKFKKDVLFIVNDRLDLATLLHADGVHIGKKDLPLVPVKKHYNNFIIGYSCNTIEDISFAINNKADYIGIGSIFPTTTKNSAEVIGIERLMKLKDHTCKIPSVAIGGINTENIHTLKNIPIDGVAISKVICSSSSPDKIIKILKENFNEQ
- the thiL gene encoding thiamine-phosphate kinase, which translates into the protein MSNELNFLEILRKELKQPDITLPIGDDAAVFNNYIITTDAMVENIHFTSKASINNIIFKLFTSNVSDIAAMGGTPLYSLLSLSIPKGKFSQKELIDAIKYAINKYGIYLIGGDTTSSMKDAFFSATIIGKKRANLLTRKSARPGDLLYLSRQTGLAQVSLEKEIHNKPFDIDTFFHYNILAEKELGELLGKTDCVNACIDISDGMGIDLMHIASESKVKIVVEANKLPINHLKKYNIDPIKYAINSGEEYALIFTSPFNKNEKLINIIKEKLNRNIYNIGYIEEGFGVQLKYNNKFIDISSKGYIHNI
- a CDS encoding methylated-DNA--[protein]-cysteine S-methyltransferase, producing MHSKHLININIDSVIIVKLYIKNNDLFEIEHITINEYKDGCTEVKPSIRYFDYLYDNFKKFFLRKGFKKDIYKFINLKNCSRFSSTVYKKIMDIPFGETSTYSEIASGLGGVNYRRAVARALSKNPYPLLIPCHRVVGKNSLGGYNGGTKLKRLLIETEKSSLVN